A stretch of Plutella xylostella chromosome 10, ilPluXylo3.1, whole genome shotgun sequence DNA encodes these proteins:
- the LOC105386728 gene encoding GTP-binding nuclear protein Ran encodes MADDMPTFKCVLVGDGGTGKTTFVKRHLTGEFEKRYVATLGVEVHPLVFHTNRGPIRFNVWDTAGQEKFGGLRDGYYIQGQCAIIMFDVTSRVTYKNVPNWHRDLVRVCEGIPIVLCGNKVDIKDRKVKAKTIVFHRKKNLQYYDISAKSNYNFEKPFLWLARKLIGDGNLEFVAMPALVPPEVTMDPQWQTQIEKDLKEAQDTALPEEDEDL; translated from the exons ATGGCAGATGATATGCCCACATTCAAGTGCGTGCTCGTCGGCGACGGAGGTACCGGCAAAACTACATTCGTGAAACGTCATTTGACTGGAGAGTTCGAGAAGCGATACGTCGCTACCCTGGGAGTCGAGGTGCACCCCCTGGTGTTCCACACAAACCGAGGGCCCATCAGATTCAACGTCTGGGACACCGCTGGACAAGAGAAGTTCGGAGGTCTCAGAGACGGATACTACATTCAGGGACAATGTGCCATCATCATGTTTGATGTAACATCCCGAGTCACCTACAAAAATGTACCCAACTGGCACAGAGACTTGGTCCGTGTATGTGAAGGAATCCCTATTGTGCTATGTGGAAACAAAGTAGATATCAAAGACAGAAAAGTCAAGGCCAAAACAATTGTGTTCCACAGGAAAAAGAACCTTCAG TATTATGACATCTCAGCCAAATCGAACTACAACTTCGAGAAGCCTTTCCTTTGGTTAGCTAGGAAGTTGATTGGTGATGGAAACCTAGAGTTCGTCGCCATGCCCGCCCTCGTGCCCCCAGAAGTCACCATGGACCCACAATGGCAGACCCAAATCGAAAAGGACCTCAAGGAAGCACAGGACACTGCACTGCCCGAAGAAGATGAAGACTTGTAA
- the LOC105386659 gene encoding elongation factor Tu, mitochondrial: MATISFAKSLVNPALKLVLKQSQYTHLRNTVGLPSITPFSIVLRRNYAEKQVFERNKPHCNVGTIGHVDHGKTTLTAAITKVLSDLDLAQSKGYADIDNAPEEKARGITINVAHVEYQTETRHYGHTDCPGHADYIKNMITGTAQMDGAILVVAATDGVMPQTREHLLLAKQIGIEHVVVFINKVDAADQEMVELVEMEIRELMTEMGYDGDKIPVVKGSALCALEGKSPDIGSNAITELLKEVDSFIPTPVRELDKPFLMPVESVHSIPGRGTVITGRLYRGTLKKGTECEIVGHGKVMKTTVTGVEMFHKTLEEAQAGDQLGALVRSIKREQIKRGMVMAKPGTAKAFDNIEAAVYILSKEEGGRSKPFTSFIQLQMFSMTWDCATQVTIPDKEMVMPGEDAKLQLKLMKPMVCEAGQRFTLRMGDMTLGTGVITKINNNLSEEDRMKLTEGKKAREKASSKK, from the exons ATGGCAACGATATCATTTGCCAAAAGTTTGGTTAACCCAG CTTTAAAACTGGTATTAAAACAGAGCCAGTACACACATCTCAGAAACACTGTTGGCCTGCCTAGCATCACTCCCTTCAGTATTGTGCTGCGAAGAAATTATGCGGAAAAACAAGTATTTGAGAGAAATAAGCCTCATTGCAACGTCGGTACCATTGGACACGTCGATCATGGAAAGACCACCTTAACAGCAGCCATTACCAAAG tATTATCAGACCTTGACTTAGCTCAGAGCAAAGGTTATGCAGACATCGACAATGCCCCTGAAGAGAAGGCTCGAGGTATCACCATCAATGTTGCTCACGTTGAGTACCAGACTGAAACCAGACATTATGGACACACAGACTGCCCGGGGCATGCTGATTACATTAAG AACATGATCACCGGAACAGCGCAGATGGATGGAGCAATCCTTGTTGTGGCCGCTACAGATGGAGTCATGCCGCAGACCCGAGAGCACTTGCTGCTTGCCAAACAGATCGGCATTGAGCATGTGGTGGTGTTCATCAACAAGGTGGATGCTGCTGACCAGGAGATGGTGGAGCTTGTCGAAATGGAGATCAGGGAGCTGATGACCGAGATGGGCTACGATGGAGACAAAATCCCAGTTGTCAAAG GCTCAGCTCTCTGTGCCCTCGAAGGCAAGAGCCCGGACATCGGTTCCAACGCCATCACGGAGCTGCTGAAGGAGGTGGACTCGTTCATCCCGACGCCGGTGCGCGAGCTGGACAAGCCCTTCCTGATGCCCGTGGAGTCTGTGCACTCCATCCCTGGGCGAGGGaccgtcatcactggcaggttatacagag GCACACTGAAGAAGGGAACGGAATGCGAGATCGTGGGCCACGGCAAGGTCATGAAGACGACCGTCACCGGCGTGGAGATGTTCCACAAGACCCTGGAGGAGGCGCAGGCCGGAGACCAGCTCGGGGCCCTCGTCCGCTCCATCAAGAGAGAGCAGATCAAGCGAGGCATGGTCATGGCCAAGCCCGGCACTGCCAAGGCCTTTGACAACATTGAAGCTGCAGTCTACATCCTGAGCAAGGAGGAGGGAGGCCGCTCCAAGCCGTTCACCTCCTTCATCCAGCTGCAGATGTTCTCTATGACCTGGGACTGCGCCACGCAGGTCACCATCCCTGACAAGGAAATGGTCATGCCCGGTGAAGATGCTAA ACTGCAGCTGAAACTGATGAAGCCCATGGTGTGCGAGGCCGGCCAGAGGTTCACGCTGCGCATGGGAGACATGACCCTCGGCACCGGAGTCATCACCAAGATCAACAACAACTTGTCCGAAGAAGACAGGATGAAGCTCACCGAAGGAAAGAAGGCCAGGGAGAAGGCCTCGTCGAAGAAGTGA
- the LOC105386684 gene encoding zinc finger CW-type PWWP domain protein 1: MEKANLPTEKAIEPNEDARQPMCNQTSETPAMPTDGEIKKRKKQKITFAKSENTEKTCSQSSTGTYKEALSQPAPGLSHRQKMLWLQKRRGVGLWVLCDDCERWRYLADVLDRHELPNRWYCRFNPDKTMADCSIPESPLRVRDEEDLIHSEYSAGSVVWARLPGWPWWPAMVDDCPDTEQFYWLDGFSDIPTYYNVVFFDAADATRAWITPENLKPFLDNKKSFRKLQKGKNKQRLQAAVSQADDAATLSVPKRLEKYSFIARYNGTIGTPKKISKNVLQKYQKRLQKKYNIQFPIEGSSESEDDIPDSPPLRRKNNNVIIVGTPKSSKESKKVKTCETDPQKLSAIVENTIDNLQDSLLQSQIVNGASQISEIPSTNDETTENIFKEPNSMIAQVGTNNPSAKLLEIDNALKLSVPETMTQSEPATNDTDPDFDIRIAPSPSSDDFEF, encoded by the exons tgcAACCAAACATCTGAAACACCAGCCATGCCTACTGATGGTGAAATTAAGAAGaggaaaaaacaaaagattacATTTGCAAAGTCAGAAAACACTGAAAAAACTTGCTCTCAAAGCAGCAC AGGCACATACAAAGAAGCCTTAAGCCAGCCAGCGCCGGGCCTCTCTCACCGGCAGAAGATGCTGTGGCTGCAGAAGCGGCGCGGCGTCGGGCTGTGGGTGCTGTGTGACGACTGCGAGCGCTGGCGGTACCTGGCTGATGTGCTGGACCGGCATGAGCTGCCGAATAGGTGGTATTGTCGGTTTAATCCTG ACAAAACAATGGCGGACTGCTCAATCCCCGAATCCCCACTCCGAGTCAGAGACGAAGAAGACCTCATCCACAGCGAGTATTCAGCCGGGTCGGTGGTGTGGGCGCGGCTGCCGGGCTGGCCGTGGTGGCCCGCCATGGTGGACGATTGTCCCGATACTGAGCAGTTCTACTGGCTGGATGGATTCTCTGATATACCG ACATACTACAACGTAGTATTTTTCGATGCAGCCGACGCGACGAGAGCTTGGATTACGCCTGAGAACTTGAAGCCGTTCCTTGACAACAAAAAGTCTTTCAGAAAATTACAGAAGGGCAAAAACAAACAGCGGTTGCAAGCAGCTGTATCGCAGGCCGATGATGCGGCAACCCTGTCTGTACCGAAACGCCTAGAGAAGTATAGCTTTATTGCCAGATACAATGGGACTATTGGAACCCCGAAAAAAATAAGCAAGAATGTCCTGCAAAAATACCAAAAGCGCTTGCAAAAGAAGTATAACATACAATTCCCGATAGAAGGATCTTCAGAATCTGAGGATGATATTCCTGATAGTCCGCCTTTGAGGAGAAAGAATAACAACGTTATTATAGTCGGTACTCCTAAAAGTTCCAAGGAATCCAAGAAAGTAAAAACTTGTGAAACGGATCCTCAGAAACTGAGTGCCATTGTAGAAAATACCATTGACAACCTTCAGGATTCGTTGTTGCAGTCACAAATCGTAAATGGTGCAAGTCAAATAAGTGAAATTCCTTCTACAAATGATGAGACcactgaaaatattttcaaagagCCGAATTCCATGATTGCACAAGTGGGAACAAACAATCCTTCAGCTAAACTTCTTGAgattg ACAATGCTTTGAAACTGTCTGTACCAGAAACGATGACTCAGTCGGAGCCGGCTACTAATGATACTGATCCTGACTTCGACATTCGCATTGCACCTTCACCAAGCAGTGACGACTTTGAGTTCTAG